AGCGAACTGCGGCTCGTTCGGGTGCTGCTCGACGAGTTCCCGCAAGATGCGCTGCGATTCTTGCAGCTTCGCCCGCGCGTCGTCTGTGCGGTAAATGTCCGCCAATAATTCGCCGGTCGCTCGCAGTGCGACGCCCAAGTCGCACTGGTGGCGGGGCGAGGCGTCTCCCGCGGCTTGCAACGTTTGCAACCGCTTCGTCGCTGACTCGAGCGACTCGAGGGCTCCGCTCGTTTCGCCGTCGGCGCTGAACTGCATGCCGAGGTTCATTTCGATCCCGGCAAGATCGGCGGCGTACTCCGGGACGCTCGGATTGCGGTCGGCGAGTTCGCGCATCGCCGCGCGTGCGGCGCTGAGCGCCGCGACCGCTTCTTCCGGACGGCCGCTGGCTGCTTCGACGTCTCCGAGCATCCGTTGGCAAAGGGCGAGCCGCCGACTGTTTTCGAAGTCGGCGGGATTGGCGGTTGCCAGGGTGCCGAACGTCGCGATGGCCTCCGCCAGATTCTGCTTGGCGCCGACGAGATCGCCTTGCTGGATCCGCACCTGCGCCAAATTGAAATCGCCCATCCCAAGATCGCGGCGCAGCGTTTGGGGAGTTTCATCGCCGTTGAGCTGCGCCCGCCGCAGCGTTTGCGCCCGCTCCAACTGTTTAATCGCTGCTGCAGCATCGCCAGCAGCCAGATCGAGCAGCCCTAGGTTCATCAAACTGCTCGCGAGCGTTCGAGCGGCCTCGGCGTCATCCGGGCGCTGCTTGGCGATCGCTTCGCGCAACTCGGCCGCTTGGGTGAAGTACCGCCGAGCCGACTTGTTTTGCTTGAGGTTCTGGTGCGCCCGGCCGAGTGCGTTGAGCGTTTGTGCATACTCGACTTCCAATTCAGTCCGCACGCTTCCCGAGCTTTTCGCCACGAGCTGCTGCTGAACCTCCGCAGCTCGCTCGTAGTGCTCAATTGCCGGCGTTGCGGAATCGATCGTCTCGATCATGCGGCCGACGAAAAACTCGGCCTGCGCCACCTCTTGCCGCAGTTGCGGATCGTCGCCCCGCTCCTTGAGGAACTCTTGGTAGTACTCCAGCGCTTGCTTCAAGAGCGCATCGCGGAGCGGTTGCATGCCAGGCTGATTGAGCAGCGTCTCTTCGCTCACGCGAATGTAGTACTGCCGCACGGCGTCTTGCGCGAGCTGAAAATTCCGCTCAGCCCGATCGCGCTGCACCTTGAGCAAGCCGACGCCGACGGTCAAACCGGCGATCGCGAGCAAAGCGACGACGGAGACACTCGTGACGAACGATCGATGACGCCGCACCCACCGCCAACTCCGCGCGGCCAGCGATTCGCGGTGGGCCGCCACCGGTTCGTCGGCGAGGTACCGCTCGACGTCGAGAGCCAGCGCCCGGGCCGAAGCGTATCGCTGCGACGGCTGGCGGGCCATCGCCTTGAGGCAAATCGCTTGCAACGGCCGCGGCGTCTCGGCACGGACTTCCCGCGGAGGTTTGAAACGGCCCTGCTGAACGCGGAAGACAACGTCCTCCGCGGCGCCGTCGAACGGCGGTTGCCCTGTGAGCAAATGATAGAGCGTCGCGCCCAGTCCGTAGACGTCGCTCGCCGCGGTGAGCTGATCGAGCCGACCTGACGCCTGCTCGGGACTCATGTATTGCGTCGTGCCGACGATCCGCCCCGCTTGCGTTTGATCGGTTTGAGCCCGATGCGACGGCGTGACCGGCAACAACTCGAAGTCGTCGGCCGCCGCTTTCCCATCGAGCGTCTTCGCCAGTCCCCAATCGACAACGAACGTTTCGCCGAATGCGCCAAGCATGATGTTGCCCGGCTTCAGGTCGCGATGAATCACATTGCGACTGTGGGCATAGTCGACAGCTTGGCAAACCGAGACGAACCGCGCCAGCAACTGGCGAAACTCAAGTTCCTTCTCCGGCCGACTCGCAGACTTGTCGAAGTAGTCTTCGATCGCCATCCGCAAATCAACGCCGCGGACGAACTGCATCGCGTAGTAAGGCCGACCGTCGGCAAATTCGCCGAGACTGTAGACCGGCACGATGCCAGGATGCTCAAGGTTGCCGGTGATCTCCGCCTCGCGGACGAAGCGGCGGCGATTCTCATGGTCGTCGGCGTACGCCGGCAGAATTTCCTTGAGCGCAATCTCGCGATTCAGTTCGCCGTCTTGGGCGATCATCAACCGCCCGAGGCCGCCTTGCTGGTGGAGCCGCAGCACCGTGAAGCGCTGCCGCTCCGCCGAGTAGGTCCACGCATTGGGGCCGTTGGGGTCTTGCGTGTTGAAACGGTCGTCGCGAGTCCGCGAATCGGCGCGATCGTTGGTCCCGCCCGAATCAGGATCATGCTGAGCAGGATCGGCCATAGAGACGCTCAAGTGCGGAGTTGGATGCAGCCGCTAGTTTCGCTTCGCAAGAGAAGTTGTGGCTCCCTCCCCCTTGAGGGGAGGGCGGGGGAGGGGGTGGAACCCTGGTACCCGCTTCTGCCACCCCTCCCTAACCCTCCCCCTCAAGGGGAGGGGACCTCAAGGTTCCAGCCGCCGCTAGAACCGCCGCTGCACCTGCGTATTGTACTCGAAATCGAACCCGCAACAGTTCTGGATCGGGGCGACCACGCCGTTCGTGAAGACCCAATTGCCGACTTCGATCGAGACGCCGGTCGCGGCGTTGAGGATGTCGACGCGGTTATCTTGGTTGCCGATCGTAATTGTCTGCAACGGGACCGTGCCGATTGAGGATTGGGTGGTGAGCGGAATGTTCGTCAGGTTTGCGTCTTGCAATGTCGACGTGTAGTGAAGTTCAAACAGCCCGGAGACGCGGTGGTAGCGGTTCGGGTTTTGGTTCTGGCTGAAGATGTAGCCCCAACCTAGGTTCAGCCGCATCAGCGTTTGCGAGAACAACTCCGCCCGCACCGGCACCGGCGTGTAGTAGTCGTAGAACCCGATCGGGTTGCCGACGCTGTCGAGGAACAGCGTGGCGCCATCGCCGTTTACCGTCACGCGGGACGGATTGGCGGCGACTTCGACCTGGAAGAAGCCTTGATGGAACCACCGCGCCGGCGGCGCATAAGCCCAGGCAAGGAAGGGGGAGATGTAAACCGTCTCGTTGGCGAATACGGATTGGAACGCTACGGCCTCGTCGGCGATGACGCCGGGCGAGTTGGGAAATTCCACTTGGCCATCGACGGCCAGTTGGTAGTTCACGTCGCGCGCCGTCGGCAATGTGAACCCGACGCCGCCTGAGAGCGCGAACGTCTCCCGTTCCGTTAGCAGCATCTTGAAGATTGCGGACACGTTGCCTAGCGCCACTTCGCGGCCGCCGCTGTCGCTCACCAATGGATCGACCACGCCGAAACTGGGCGCGATGATCGAGTAGATGTCGGACTGCATCTGGTGCTGAATCGGGACGCGAATCTCTAGCGATCCGGTCCGATCCCAGAAGGTATTTTCCCACGCGAGCGTATGCTGGTCGAGGTTCACCGTCTCGTTGAACTGGTACGCCGAGACCCGCGACGCATTCTGGAAATGACGGTAACTCCAGTAGACGCGATCGGTGGGAAGCGGCGAGTTCGCTTCCGAAATATTGAGCCGACTGCAGGCAAGCGTTGGGTGAGCGAGGTCGGCGGTGACGAGGCCGTCGAACCCAATGCACGAGCCGGCGCCCGTGTCGCCAATCATGTAGGGCACGCTGGCCAAACCAATCGCCGTCGCGGAACGGAGCGCGGGGCGTTGCATCGTCGCGGGCGTTCGCGTCGGCAGCGGCGGCCGCATCGCTGGCGGCTGCATCAGCGGCGAGTAGAGCATCTGGGCCGGCGCCACATCGGGATCGATCGCCAACTCGGTGGGCGCTCGGTCGCTCACCGACCAATCATGCAGCGTCATGGCCCCAACGGCCCAATCGTCAGCGGAGCTCTGCTCGCCGCACCAATAGTCGGTCGTCGTCGCCTGGAGATGCGACGACGCAATGCCGCCTTGCAGGGCTAGCGCGCACCCTAGAAACGATGCATGAGCACGGCGAAACATTGCTCAACTCGCGGGACGAATAATGCGACACCTGACGCATCATCGGCTGGCACGGGGAACCGCAATCAGCCGGTTGTAACGCTGGCGCCGATCTTGGCGACATCGAAAGGTGGGGTTATACCGGTCTTACGGTCTGTAGTAGCCAGAATTGGTTCCACGGAGAGCGAATTGCGTACGACCCCATCCAGCCCTGAGCAGCCAGCAGCAACGAAACCTACAGCGGGGGGTTGGCGACTGCTCGTGTTGCTCGGTCTCCTGTCGGCTTTCTCGCCATTGGCGATCGACATGTATCTGCCGGCATTTCCGCAGATGGAACACGATCTCGCCGCGGCGCCGGGGCGAGTGGAATTGACGCTCTCGCTGTTCTTGGCGGGCCTCGCAACCGGGCAATATGTCATCGGCCCCCTCAGCGACCGGACTGGCCGTCGCGCGCCGCTGCTCATTGGCTGCGGCGTCTACTCGCTGGCCGCGCTCGGCTGCCCGCTCGCGCCGACGGTCGAGTGGCTGATCGTGCTGCGGTTTGTGATGGGCTTTGCCGGAGCGGCGGGACTTGTCGTCTCCCGCGCCGTGGTGCGTGATCTGTTTGATGAAAAGCGCTCCGCCAGCGTTTACTCGCTAATGATGATGGTGACCGGCATCGCCCCGATCGTGGCGCCGCTGATCGGTGGTTTCTTGCTGGGGCACTTCACTTGGCACGCGATCTTCTGGACGCTCGCGGCGATTGGCATCGCCAGCGGGGCCGCGGTGGCGTTCGATCTGCGGGAATCGCTGCCGCCGGAGCGGCGTCTTGCTCAGCCGCTCGACGCCGTCATCCGCCGCAGCGTAACAATCCTCGCCGATCTGCGGTTCATCGGCTACGCGCTCGCGATCGGATTTTCTTACGGAGCGCTGTTCGCGTATATCACCGGATCGCCGAAGATTTACATCGACTACTTTGAGACGACGCCGCAGGCATTCAGCGGCTTCTTTGCGAGCAACGCCATCGTGCTGCTCGCGACGGCGCAGCTCAATCGCCTGCTACTGCGACGATACTCGCCTCACGCGCTACTTCGTTTCGCCGCTATCGTGGCATTCGTCGGCGGCGTGACGCTCGTCGCGTTCACGCTGGGGAATGCTGGCTTCTGGCCATTTCAGCTCACGCTCTGCATTTGCATCGCGACGCTCGGGCTGATCTTTCCCAACGCCACCGCTGCGGCGATGGCTCCGTTTGGCCGCGAAGCTGGTGGCGCCTCGGCCGTGTTGGGATTGCTGCAGTACATCATCGGCGCCTTCGCCGGCGCTGCGGTCGGTTTACTGAGCGGAACGACGCCGCTCGCGATGGCCGCCACCCTCACCGCTTGCGAAGCGGGCGTCTTCGCCGTCATCTTCTGGAGCGAACGCCACCGCCAGTAGCCGCGGGTCAACGACCCGCCGGAGCGGCAACGAGAAATCGCCGCCAATCGCTTGCGAAGAGTAAATCGCGGATGGCCGACGCGGAGCCGACTCAATCCCCCCGGTCACTGACCGGGGGCTAATTTTTCGTCCGGCGAATCGTCCTTCACCGCCCCGCCACTCTGCGGATCAACCGCCAATTGCAGATTTTCGTCATCCACCGTGTAAAACACATACCCGTACATCATCTCTTCGAACGTCTGCTGCCCCTCACGAACTTCCGCTGACGGATCGGGGTTGTACGGATTAAACGCCGAGTTATCGAAGTGCGCAACCGCTTCGAAACGCGTGCCGGCGGGGAACCGTTTGGCGCCTTTCGGCAAGTAATACGGCAGTTGCCAATCAAAGCTGTAATTCGGAATCATCAACAGCGTCTGCGGCTCACTACCCGGCGAGTGGGCGCGGAACGTCACGTCTTTCCCGCGCACGTGCATGTGAGCGAACATCCCATACGCGGTCACGTCGCGGTCAACAGTGCGGCTCGCATCCAACCGGTGGAACGGCGCGTGCGGGGGAATCTTAAAACCGTGGCTCGCCAATTCGACGTAGCGAAGTTCCTTCGTTACGCGCTCGCGCGGAAAACGAAAACCGACGCGAATGCGACACTTCTCCGGCTTGCCGGTCGTCGTGAGATGGACCTGCAGCCCCAACATCGAACCGGCCGGAATCTTCCCCGCGACGCCGTCGCCCAGTTGCATCGGCCCGCCGCCCGGCACGTAACCGGTGACCAATTTGGCGTTCCGGCCATCACCGCCAATCGGGATGAGGCCGAGATTGCAGTGATGGACGACGCGCGGGTTGTCGGGCAGCACTTCGGCCGCTTCGAACCACATGTCCTGCGTGAACAGCTTCGGCAGCACGGCATAGCGATAGTCGACGTAACCTTCGGCCGGCACATCGAATTCCGCGAGTGCCGTGAGCACCAGATCGGGCTCGCCGATCGACCACTTGCGATTGGCCCATGTGTCGTCGCTCGATGCGTTATCACTAATGGCGGCTTCATTTGCCGCTGGGTCGGGTTTGATGGTAACGTACCCCGATGGCTTTGCTCGCCCGAGCGGCATGCCGCCGCGCACCCAGGCGATGATCGCCTCACGATCCTCGGCCGGCATCTCGCGGCAGTTCGTGAACTCGCCATGTTCGCTGGCCGCATACCACGGCGGCATGCGACGCTCGGCCACGACCTCGGCAATCATTTCGCCATTGGCCGCCACTTCGTCGAACGTCTCCAACGCGAACGGCGCCGCAGTATTTTCTTGATGGCATTCGGTGCAATGCTTCGCCATCAGGCCTGCAATTGATTCAACGTACGTAGGCGGTTGCTCCGGCGTATTGGCGGGCAGTGCTGTGATCCGGCAACCATCCACCGGCGTTTCCGTAACGGCTATTGGGCGATCGGCAAGCAGAGCGTCAATCGCGTCGCGAAGCTCCTGCTTCACTGCGCCGGCAGTTGTTCCGCTCAGCCGAATTTGGTTGTCGATTCGGCCTCGGTACCTCAGCCGCCGCTCGGCGTCGATCACGACGACCTCCGGCGTCCTATCGACGCCGCAGGCCGCCACGCACTGTCCGTCGGTATCTTTCACTAAAGGGAACGGCACGTCGAACTCGACTCCCTGCGCCGCCACGTCGAGGATCGAATCTTCCGCTCCAACGTTGACCGCCAGAAACTGCACGCCTTGCTCGCGGTACGCGGCTTCCAATTCCTTCAACCGCGGCCAATAGCGCTGCACGAGCGGGCAAGTCGTGTTCGTGAACACCAACACGAACGCCCGTCGCGGCGTTGGAAAGGTCTTCGCGCTGAAGTCGTCTAGCGAACGCGGCAGAAACCACGTGTCATGGAACTCGAACCGCACGACTTCGTCACCTACCTGCGGACGCGCGGGCGGCTCACCGTCACTCCGCAACTCGGCGGCGAAAGCCGCGCCGCCGATCGACGCCAGCGCCCACAGAGCCGTTAGGGTGCACAACCTTCTGAACATTCGAACCACGACAGCGCGGCCATTCATCGGCAAAGCACTCGCGAGGGGAGTTGAAGAGACGGCCCAGACGCGCGGAGCGCCTGCCAAGAATATGGTAATCTCCTGCAGGCGACTGGGCCTAGCCGCTAAAGATCTCATGCTCCATGTAAAAAATGAACGCTCCGAATCCATATCGTAGCTTACTCGCCCGCACGGCCGTCGCGCTGGCGGTCTGCATTCCACTGGTAGTTGTCTGCTATTTCTTCGTCGACAAACCGGTCGCGTTCTTCGTCCACGATCATGGCATCCCGCAGACGCCGACCATCAAGTGGCTCACCGAGCCGCCGCCGCTCGTGCAAGGCTGGGCCCCGTTGTTGGTAGCAATCATGCTCGCTGCGTGGGCATGGTGCACGCCTAGCTTGTGGCAACGAACGCTGGTAATCGCGTGCCTGAGCCTCATTGTCGCCGATCAGTGTCGCGAATCTCTCGGCGACGTCTGCGGTCGTTACTGGCCCGAGACGTGGCACGACAACAATCCATCGCTCATCGGCACTGGCGCCTACGGTTTTCATCCGTTCAAAACGGGCGACGACATCGGCAGCTTTCCATCAGGCCATGCATCGCGCATCGCTGGCTTCGCGGGTGTGTTTTGGATCGTCTATCCGCGGCGTCGTTGGCTGTGTCTGGTTGTCGCCGCGCCGATGGCGCTCAGCCTGATTGCGATGAACTACCACTTCGTCGGCGATGTGATCGCCGGCAGCTTCCTAGGCGGGATTGTCGCCACGTACGCAGCCACGCTGGCCAAGCTAGATACGAAAAGCTAAACGAATGCATCTCGTTGTCGCTCAATGATTTCGCGTTATTGAGACAACGCGCAACTCGCTAAAATCGCGGCGGAACGGACGCATTCGTCCAATCGTAGTGGACATCTCTAGGAGCGCGCTGCGGATATGATAAAATGATGCCCAGTGTCACTTTTTTAACGTGTTTTTTATAGGAGTGTTCCGTGAGCCAAGAAACTGGTTCGGACAGCGACAGTGAAGACCATAGTATGGGCGGCGTCTTGGGCCACGAGCCGGGGACGCCGCGGAAGCGAATCGTCGGGCCGGCGTTCAAGGCCGTCTTTCAATTCGCGAAGTTCATGATCACGCTGCCGATCATCCTCGTGCGTGGACGCCGAGGGAAAATTGAGGAAGTGACCGTTTACTCGGCGCATCCTAGCTTCTTCTTGTGGCTGCTAATTGCAGTCGGCTTTGCGTCGAGCGCCGTCGTCGCTCGATATCCGCAAGAGGCGGGCCTTTTCGGCTGGGTCTATGTCTGGGTATTGCTCTACTTTCTCGTGACGCTGATGTATGACGTCAGCGCCCGCAAGTTGGGCTTCTGGACGTTGATCTTTGCCCTGCTTTGGCTCGGTTCGAAGTATGTCGAACATATCAAGAATGTCGCGGTACTTGGCTCGGTGTTTGAATATCTGGCGGATCTTAAGCCGGAATTCGACGTCGGCACGGCGACGGCGCTGAGTTGGTTATTGCTCCTGCCGTGGATCGGTTCGCTGCTCCACATGGCCCTCAACGGCCGCAAGCGGTTCACGCCTAATGAAATCGGCGAGTTCCACTTTGGCGAGGGTAGCGAATTGACCGACCGGACGGGGCTCCGCTTCCGGACGCGCTATCGCGACGTACTGGAAACGATGCTGACGTTCGGCGGCGGCGACCTCATCGCCGTCGACAACCATCAGAACGTCATCAAGCGCTGGGACAACATCGTAGGGCTCTACTTCATCTGGAAAGATCTCGATCGCGTGCTCCATCAGCGCGCGGCGGTGGTCGATCTGGGGGATGATAACGCTGCGAGCGAGCAACGCTAGACTACCGTTGCCTCGCCTGTTGTTCGCTTCTACTTTTGTCGTTGCAAACTTAGGGGGCCGCTGCTGTCTGGCAATCCAGCTGCAGCGGCCCTGATGAATGAATCAAATGAATTCGAGCACCGCCCCGTCGCGGGCTCATGCCTGGCCGTTAGTTCTGTGCCTAGTCGGCGTCGACTATTTCAGCACGCTCGCCTACCTGCCGTCGATGGCGGTTGAAGCCGCCGGCTCGCTCGCGCCGATCGCCGCCGCCGGCGTCGTCCTGGTGACGTTCGTGCTGGCGCTGCCGATTTACTGGTACGTCGTGGGGCGCTCATCAGATGGTCGTGGCGCCACCGGCCTGCTCGAAGATCTCACGCCCGGCTGGCGCGGCAAGATGATCGTGCTGACGCTGCTCGGCTTCGCCGCGGCCGACTTCGTCATCACCCGCAGTTTGTCGCTCGCTGATGCGGCGATTCACCTGATTCACAACCCGCATGGCCAGCGCTTGCTGGAGCGGTTGCCGCAAACCTTCTTGGGCGAGGATCCGGCCTCATGGTCGTGGTGGGAACGCGCGGCCTCGCTCGTGATGGCACCGCAAGTGGCCGTCACGCTGGGGCTGTCGATCGTCTCGTTCGGCCTGTGGCAGTTGATCAAGAACGGTCTTTCACGGCGCATGCTGTGGACAACCGCAGTTGCGACCGTGCTCTACCTTGGGCTTGTGGCAATCGTCGTCGTTAGCGGCATCGTTTATCTTGGCCGTCATCCGGAGATTATCAGCGATGAGCTTGCCGTGCTGCGGTTCGACGACGGCGACGCTGCTGCGAGCGTTTCGCTCGGTTGGCGTTGGGAGTGGGTGCAAATCATTCTCTGGTCGTTTCCGCAGATGGCTCTCGGCCTCAG
This sequence is a window from Lacipirellula parvula. Protein-coding genes within it:
- a CDS encoding serine/threonine-protein kinase — its product is MADPAQHDPDSGGTNDRADSRTRDDRFNTQDPNGPNAWTYSAERQRFTVLRLHQQGGLGRLMIAQDGELNREIALKEILPAYADDHENRRRFVREAEITGNLEHPGIVPVYSLGEFADGRPYYAMQFVRGVDLRMAIEDYFDKSASRPEKELEFRQLLARFVSVCQAVDYAHSRNVIHRDLKPGNIMLGAFGETFVVDWGLAKTLDGKAAADDFELLPVTPSHRAQTDQTQAGRIVGTTQYMSPEQASGRLDQLTAASDVYGLGATLYHLLTGQPPFDGAAEDVVFRVQQGRFKPPREVRAETPRPLQAICLKAMARQPSQRYASARALALDVERYLADEPVAAHRESLAARSWRWVRRHRSFVTSVSVVALLAIAGLTVGVGLLKVQRDRAERNFQLAQDAVRQYYIRVSEETLLNQPGMQPLRDALLKQALEYYQEFLKERGDDPQLRQEVAQAEFFVGRMIETIDSATPAIEHYERAAEVQQQLVAKSSGSVRTELEVEYAQTLNALGRAHQNLKQNKSARRYFTQAAELREAIAKQRPDDAEAARTLASSLMNLGLLDLAAGDAAAAIKQLERAQTLRRAQLNGDETPQTLRRDLGMGDFNLAQVRIQQGDLVGAKQNLAEAIATFGTLATANPADFENSRRLALCQRMLGDVEAASGRPEEAVAALSAARAAMRELADRNPSVPEYAADLAGIEMNLGMQFSADGETSGALESLESATKRLQTLQAAGDASPRHQCDLGVALRATGELLADIYRTDDARAKLQESQRILRELVEQHPNEPQFAAELKLTDELLAELDAI
- a CDS encoding Bcr/CflA family multidrug efflux MFS transporter; its protein translation is MRTTPSSPEQPAATKPTAGGWRLLVLLGLLSAFSPLAIDMYLPAFPQMEHDLAAAPGRVELTLSLFLAGLATGQYVIGPLSDRTGRRAPLLIGCGVYSLAALGCPLAPTVEWLIVLRFVMGFAGAAGLVVSRAVVRDLFDEKRSASVYSLMMMVTGIAPIVAPLIGGFLLGHFTWHAIFWTLAAIGIASGAAVAFDLRESLPPERRLAQPLDAVIRRSVTILADLRFIGYALAIGFSYGALFAYITGSPKIYIDYFETTPQAFSGFFASNAIVLLATAQLNRLLLRRYSPHALLRFAAIVAFVGGVTLVAFTLGNAGFWPFQLTLCICIATLGLIFPNATAAAMAPFGREAGGASAVLGLLQYIIGAFAGAAVGLLSGTTPLAMAATLTACEAGVFAVIFWSERHRQ
- a CDS encoding redoxin family protein; protein product: MRFEFHDTWFLPRSLDDFSAKTFPTPRRAFVLVFTNTTCPLVQRYWPRLKELEAAYREQGVQFLAVNVGAEDSILDVAAQGVEFDVPFPLVKDTDGQCVAACGVDRTPEVVVIDAERRLRYRGRIDNQIRLSGTTAGAVKQELRDAIDALLADRPIAVTETPVDGCRITALPANTPEQPPTYVESIAGLMAKHCTECHQENTAAPFALETFDEVAANGEMIAEVVAERRMPPWYAASEHGEFTNCREMPAEDREAIIAWVRGGMPLGRAKPSGYVTIKPDPAANEAAISDNASSDDTWANRKWSIGEPDLVLTALAEFDVPAEGYVDYRYAVLPKLFTQDMWFEAAEVLPDNPRVVHHCNLGLIPIGGDGRNAKLVTGYVPGGGPMQLGDGVAGKIPAGSMLGLQVHLTTTGKPEKCRIRVGFRFPRERVTKELRYVELASHGFKIPPHAPFHRLDASRTVDRDVTAYGMFAHMHVRGKDVTFRAHSPGSEPQTLLMIPNYSFDWQLPYYLPKGAKRFPAGTRFEAVAHFDNSAFNPYNPDPSAEVREGQQTFEEMMYGYVFYTVDDENLQLAVDPQSGGAVKDDSPDEKLAPGQ
- a CDS encoding phosphatase PAP2 family protein; the encoded protein is MNAPNPYRSLLARTAVALAVCIPLVVVCYFFVDKPVAFFVHDHGIPQTPTIKWLTEPPPLVQGWAPLLVAIMLAAWAWCTPSLWQRTLVIACLSLIVADQCRESLGDVCGRYWPETWHDNNPSLIGTGAYGFHPFKTGDDIGSFPSGHASRIAGFAGVFWIVYPRRRWLCLVVAAPMALSLIAMNYHFVGDVIAGSFLGGIVATYAATLAKLDTKS